The following are encoded together in the Halopseudomonas salegens genome:
- a CDS encoding DUF2835 domain-containing protein codes for MQQLIFDIALPAERYLAWYQGRAGRVWLRSRDGRSISLPAHHLRRFLRHDGVYGSFVMRFTDDGKLHDLQRL; via the coding sequence GTGCAGCAGCTGATATTCGATATTGCCTTGCCTGCTGAGCGCTACCTGGCCTGGTACCAGGGGCGCGCAGGTCGGGTCTGGCTGCGCAGTCGTGATGGGCGCAGCATCAGCCTGCCTGCCCATCACCTGCGGCGCTTTCTGCGCCATGATGGCGTATACGGCAGCTTTGTCATGCGCTTTACCGATGATGGAAAATTGCATGATCTGCAGAGGCTTTAG
- a CDS encoding RHS repeat-associated core domain-containing protein, protein MSESSGMPAGHVGQQVQGGAIVTGSPNVFIGCTALGKADSASACKPLCGDPVNPLLGAKLLPGEVDFALPAPSVFAFSRSYLSRDARVGPLGQGWSVTGAGLELELRDDASILTDMQGRKISFPVLEPGHYYFSATETLWLRRGGIPESAPNGQAVGVFTPWGPNWAGVPAALQQDPTAVILLSGDSFLHFSPSAEGPWRLRSQFDRNGYATRYRWSQDGLLTSVQDSADRSYAMIYQPRSSVGNVGAELPEMRLAGVILANPCGPIPDDFDPTANGHDWLVRYQYNTQGDLIGVYNRAGEQVRHFAWDQHMMVSHGQPGGASTDYEWDTLSPEGKVIRQQSHSGLTRTYHYHSDHTEVIDSLGRRECYEFTGEGPDQRWSAHLRADNTRITYNYNAAGLLSAIHDPLERCLRYRFDARGHLQAITYPDRSSENHTRDEETGWLLEWCSPGKRRTRITRDERGNPISVTTPSGDVTRYHYDNSALPDRPTRLEDSSGGIRQLQWNRLGQLSQYTDCSGHSTRYQYDGEGRLTEVRSALDQPVRYHYDSAGRLIRLQRPDEQSLQYQYDPLGRLIRQQGPGNQQRSLRWNPRGLLLEERDSAGRTLHYEYDQAGRLIQLTNENGAHSRFSYDALDRLIEEIGFDGRTQRYHYNDAGELIAHEDNNGQTTHYDYNRVGRLTARHLPATDSAPAQTEAFEWNPDGQLLGAENTTLGIRIERHYNRLGQLSLEAQHLGDHWSWQASHQYDARGRREQSQLGDIPPIDWLSYGPGHLLGISSGPLSIHFARNALYQETQRELYTRGETDTHQVHLHQRQYDALGRLEHSQLKPSPDSPSALHWERRYQYDSQDQLQQLQDNRHGRIGYQYDASGRLTGSLHQQSEQSKQTQAYRFDAAGNRLDHGPQAGAKPEDWAATVAANLHNPDFNLLGEGKSQPAPTAACWPDNRILSHEGEQYHYDRIGNLIERLSPDGSRLQIGYDGANRLIRLERTAANGERWTADYGYDPLGRRLCKQVEYTDTSGQTHPTQITCYGWDGDQQSAEARLTEDGEWQMRTTLYEPGSFVPLLRIDQDRTNNDPMLLQVKRQLASAGEPMPDMLRQALAEEASEPRYASYHTDHLGTPLALTDEQGQLLWEARPDDWAAIKNEQGSTTQPIRYQGQYEDEESGLYYNRHRYYDPALGRYVNQDPIGLAGGINTYAYPHAPTGWADPLGLSGETSADEGWLQKTRKFDINRRPHAYGLETTVCGGGEQSCPIETAGEGLLRHPAPGASGLSPVKTGDITHIEGFGSVVHVVDPDGLGVWNITLDDHTLHSGWVHRRVISKGGETIIRTYGEGTGNLAWINENLDWAVWGVPDNKIWTFIHYPDYHPSARNK, encoded by the coding sequence ATGTCAGAGTCCAGCGGGATGCCGGCTGGCCATGTCGGCCAGCAAGTCCAGGGCGGTGCCATTGTCACCGGTTCACCCAACGTTTTCATCGGTTGCACCGCCCTCGGCAAGGCCGACAGTGCTTCGGCCTGCAAGCCTCTGTGCGGCGATCCGGTCAACCCGCTGCTCGGCGCCAAGCTGCTGCCCGGCGAAGTCGACTTTGCCTTGCCTGCTCCGAGCGTGTTTGCCTTCAGCCGCAGCTACCTGTCCCGTGATGCCCGCGTCGGCCCGCTGGGTCAGGGCTGGTCGGTCACCGGTGCTGGCCTGGAACTGGAATTGCGCGATGACGCCAGCATCCTCACCGATATGCAGGGCCGCAAGATCAGCTTTCCGGTCCTGGAACCCGGGCACTATTACTTCTCCGCCACCGAAACACTCTGGCTGCGCCGTGGCGGTATCCCCGAGAGCGCGCCCAATGGCCAGGCCGTTGGCGTCTTCACCCCGTGGGGCCCCAACTGGGCCGGGGTGCCCGCCGCCCTGCAGCAGGACCCCACGGCGGTCATTCTGCTCTCCGGCGACAGCTTCCTGCACTTCTCGCCCAGTGCCGAAGGCCCCTGGCGCCTGCGCAGCCAGTTCGACCGCAATGGCTATGCCACCCGCTACCGCTGGAGCCAGGACGGCTTGCTCACCAGCGTGCAGGACAGCGCCGATCGCAGCTACGCAATGATCTATCAGCCCCGTTCCAGCGTTGGCAACGTGGGCGCTGAACTCCCCGAGATGCGCCTGGCCGGGGTGATTCTGGCCAACCCCTGCGGCCCGATCCCGGATGACTTCGACCCCACCGCTAACGGGCACGACTGGCTGGTGCGCTACCAGTACAACACCCAGGGCGATCTGATTGGCGTCTACAACCGCGCCGGCGAACAGGTCCGCCACTTTGCCTGGGACCAGCACATGATGGTCAGCCACGGCCAACCCGGTGGCGCTAGCACCGATTATGAGTGGGATACCCTGAGTCCCGAGGGCAAGGTCATCCGCCAACAGAGCCACTCCGGCCTGACCCGCACCTATCACTATCACAGCGACCACACCGAGGTAATCGACAGCCTCGGCCGCCGCGAATGCTACGAATTCACCGGCGAAGGCCCCGACCAGCGCTGGAGCGCCCACCTGCGCGCCGACAACACCCGTATTACCTACAATTACAATGCCGCCGGCCTGCTCAGCGCCATCCATGATCCACTCGAGCGCTGTTTGCGTTATCGCTTCGATGCCCGCGGCCACCTGCAGGCCATCACCTACCCCGACCGCAGCTCGGAAAACCATACCCGCGACGAGGAGACCGGCTGGCTGCTGGAATGGTGCAGCCCCGGCAAGCGCCGCACCAGGATCACCCGTGACGAACGCGGCAACCCGATCAGCGTGACCACGCCCAGCGGCGATGTGACCCGCTACCATTACGACAACTCAGCCCTGCCAGACCGGCCCACCCGCCTGGAAGACAGCAGCGGCGGTATTCGCCAACTGCAGTGGAACCGCCTCGGCCAGCTCAGCCAGTACACCGACTGCTCCGGCCACAGCACCCGCTACCAGTACGATGGCGAAGGACGCCTGACCGAAGTCCGCAGCGCCCTCGACCAGCCGGTGCGCTACCACTACGACAGCGCCGGCCGTCTGATCCGCCTGCAACGCCCGGATGAGCAGAGCCTGCAGTACCAGTACGACCCATTGGGCCGCCTGATCCGCCAACAGGGCCCCGGCAACCAGCAGCGCAGCCTGCGCTGGAACCCGCGCGGCCTGCTGCTGGAAGAACGCGACAGTGCCGGGCGGACCCTGCACTATGAATACGACCAGGCTGGCCGCCTGATCCAGCTGACCAACGAGAACGGCGCCCACAGCCGTTTTAGCTACGATGCCCTCGACCGGTTGATCGAAGAGATCGGCTTCGATGGACGTACCCAGCGCTACCACTACAACGACGCCGGCGAACTCATCGCCCACGAAGACAACAACGGCCAGACCACCCATTATGACTACAACCGCGTCGGCCGCCTGACCGCCAGACACCTGCCCGCCACCGACAGCGCCCCGGCCCAGACCGAAGCCTTCGAATGGAACCCCGATGGCCAACTGCTCGGCGCCGAAAACACCACCCTGGGCATCCGCATCGAACGGCACTACAACCGGCTAGGCCAGCTCAGCCTCGAAGCCCAGCACCTGGGTGACCACTGGAGCTGGCAAGCCAGCCACCAGTACGATGCCCGTGGCCGCCGCGAACAGAGCCAGCTGGGCGACATCCCTCCCATCGACTGGCTCAGCTACGGTCCCGGCCACCTGCTGGGGATCAGCAGCGGCCCGCTGAGTATCCACTTCGCCCGCAACGCCCTGTACCAGGAAACCCAACGCGAACTCTACACACGAGGTGAGACCGACACCCACCAAGTGCACCTGCACCAGCGCCAGTACGATGCCCTTGGCCGCCTGGAACACAGCCAACTCAAACCCTCGCCCGACAGCCCCAGCGCCCTGCACTGGGAACGCCGTTACCAGTACGACAGCCAGGACCAACTGCAACAACTGCAGGACAACCGCCACGGCCGTATCGGCTACCAGTACGACGCCAGCGGACGACTGACCGGCAGCCTGCATCAGCAGTCAGAACAGTCCAAACAGACTCAAGCTTATCGCTTTGATGCTGCCGGCAATCGCCTTGACCACGGCCCGCAGGCCGGCGCCAAACCCGAAGACTGGGCCGCCACCGTCGCCGCCAACCTGCACAACCCCGACTTCAACCTGCTCGGTGAAGGGAAAAGCCAACCAGCCCCCACCGCCGCCTGCTGGCCGGACAACCGCATCCTCAGCCACGAGGGCGAGCAGTACCACTACGACCGTATCGGCAACCTGATCGAACGGCTCAGCCCCGACGGCAGCCGCCTGCAGATTGGCTACGACGGCGCCAACCGCCTGATCCGGCTGGAACGCACAGCAGCCAACGGCGAACGCTGGACCGCCGACTATGGTTATGACCCCCTGGGCCGACGCCTTTGCAAACAGGTCGAGTACACCGACACCAGCGGTCAAACACACCCCACGCAGATCACCTGCTACGGCTGGGATGGCGACCAGCAAAGCGCCGAAGCACGATTAACCGAAGACGGCGAATGGCAAATGCGCACCACCCTGTACGAACCGGGTAGCTTCGTACCGCTACTGCGCATCGATCAGGACAGAACCAACAACGACCCCATGCTGCTGCAGGTCAAACGCCAACTGGCCAGCGCCGGCGAACCCATGCCGGATATGCTGCGCCAGGCCCTGGCAGAAGAAGCCAGCGAACCCCGCTACGCCAGCTACCACACCGACCACCTCGGTACACCGCTAGCGCTCACAGATGAACAAGGCCAACTGCTCTGGGAGGCCAGACCGGATGATTGGGCTGCCATCAAGAATGAACAAGGAAGCACCACACAGCCCATACGCTATCAGGGGCAATACGAAGACGAAGAAAGTGGGCTGTATTACAATCGGCATCGGTACTATGACCCAGCGCTGGGAAGATATGTGAATCAGGATCCGATTGGGCTAGCAGGTGGAATAAACACCTATGCTTACCCCCATGCACCAACAGGGTGGGCAGATCCGTTGGGGCTAAGTGGTGAGACCTCAGCAGATGAGGGGTGGCTACAGAAAACGAGGAAGTTTGACATCAATAGACGCCCACATGCATACGGGTTAGAAACCACCGTATGTGGAGGTGGAGAACAATCATGCCCTATTGAGACTGCGGGAGAAGGTTTGTTACGTCATCCGGCTCCTGGCGCCTCTGGGCTATCACCTGTCAAGACAGGTGATATCACCCATATTGAAGGTTTTGGAAGTGTTGTCCATGTTGTTGACCCGGATGGACTAGGAGTTTGGAATATAACATTAGATGATCACACCTTACACTCTGGCTGGGTTCATAGGAGAGTAATATCCAAGGGCGGCGAAACTATTATAAGAACATATGGCGAAGGTACTGGAAATCTTGCCTGGATCAATGAGAACCTTGACTGGGCTGTATGGGGTGTTCCAGATAATAAAATATGGACCTTTATTCATTACCCTGACTACCATCCGTCGGCGCGCAATAAATGA
- a CDS encoding AAA family ATPase, whose amino-acid sequence MSQREALLKLKDFIQQQIFGQEYLIERMLITLLAGGHLLVEGAPGLAKTKAIRAMANGIEAEFQRIQFTPDLLPADITGTEIYRPETASFSFQQGPIFNHLVLADEINRAPAKVQSALLESMAEQQVSVGRATYPLPELFMVMATQNPIEQEGTYPLPEAQLDRFLMHARIGFPDAGLERQILHFARGEAQGQEPVIQQPVSQQEILAARQEVLALYMADAVEEYLIQLIMATRRPGEYHEQLAEWIELGASPRATIALDRCARAHAWLAGRDFVSPEDVQAVVHDVLRHRLLLSFEAEANGIDSDQAITLLLDSVAVV is encoded by the coding sequence ATGAGCCAACGCGAGGCCCTGCTCAAACTCAAGGACTTTATCCAGCAGCAGATATTCGGTCAGGAGTACCTGATCGAGCGCATGCTGATCACCCTGTTGGCAGGTGGCCATCTGTTGGTTGAAGGTGCGCCCGGGCTGGCCAAAACCAAGGCGATACGGGCCATGGCCAATGGTATAGAAGCGGAATTCCAGCGCATCCAGTTCACCCCTGACCTGCTGCCGGCGGACATCACGGGTACCGAGATATATCGACCGGAAACCGCCAGCTTCAGCTTCCAGCAGGGCCCGATTTTCAATCACCTGGTACTGGCCGATGAAATCAACCGCGCGCCAGCCAAGGTTCAGTCCGCCCTGCTGGAATCCATGGCCGAACAACAAGTCAGTGTCGGTCGCGCCACCTACCCTTTGCCAGAGCTGTTCATGGTCATGGCAACCCAGAATCCGATCGAACAGGAAGGCACCTACCCGTTGCCGGAGGCGCAGCTTGATCGCTTTCTCATGCACGCGCGTATCGGCTTCCCCGATGCTGGCCTGGAACGCCAGATCCTGCATTTTGCCCGTGGTGAAGCTCAGGGCCAGGAGCCGGTAATCCAGCAACCTGTCAGTCAGCAAGAGATTCTGGCTGCGCGCCAGGAAGTGCTTGCGCTGTATATGGCCGACGCCGTTGAGGAATACCTGATCCAACTGATCATGGCGACTCGACGCCCGGGGGAATATCACGAGCAACTGGCCGAATGGATCGAACTCGGGGCCAGTCCCCGTGCGACCATCGCACTGGATCGCTGCGCCAGGGCACATGCCTGGTTGGCTGGCCGCGACTTCGTCAGCCCGGAGGACGTTCAGGCCGTCGTACACGATGTTCTACGTCATCGTTTGCTGCTCAGTTTCGAGGCCGAAGCCAACGGCATTGACAGCGATCAGGCGATCACTCTGTTGCTGGATTCGGTTGCGGTGGTCTGA
- a CDS encoding NAD-glutamate dehydrogenase has product MAHIMASSKDEFLQQLSDRLLPLVSSDHRATLECFARRLFAIVPLVELQQRQDTDLLGCTLAFWRFYQHFSGSQEQLRVFNPDTQEHGWQSTHSIIQIIHPDSPFLVDSVRMALKHHGLAIHSLQNAVLRSQRDAGGNLQQLFASNDSQGSAESIMHIEVDRCSRAGELQAVNDLLQSVLAEVRAAVGDFAAMREQVEARIKALQQRRKSFFPVAEREEVVAFLQWLLDDHFTFLGYECFAINQGLPDGNLGLDNGQSLGVLCQGAIDDRVDDMPDTVIEYLRSPLLLSFAKASQMSRIHRPAYPDYVSIREVDAKGTVICEHRFMGLYTSKVYSTNVASIPWLRQKVEWVKQEAGFDPGGHLGKELNQVLQVLPRDDLFQMSARELCDTAVSIVQMQERSQIRLFLRRGNYGRFYYCLAYVPRELYSTAIRQKIQQVLMRRLQASECEFWTYFSESVLTRTQFILRVDPQQAVDVDHDKIEQEAVQACSSWQDDFRMRLHDRLGEAPAMQVLQDFPDGPPPGYSDRFTPASGVVDVEHLQALTTEQPLGMSFYQPLAQKSGVLHCKLYHLGESLPLSDVLPILENLGLRVLGEYPFQFRHQNGAEYWIHDFEFTCSEALDIQEVNQLFREAFLAIWNQQAENDGFNRLVLHAHMPWREVSLLRAYARYLKQIRLGFELPYIANTLSNHATIAHELVRLFKTRFYLARKLGNDDLADKQNRLEQAIISALDDVAVLNEDRILRRYLDLIKATLRTNFYQVDANGDSHDYLSFKLDPQQIPDLPLPRPMYEIFVYSPRFEGVHLRGGKVARGGLRWSDREEDYRTEVLGLVKAQQVKNAVIVPVGAKGGFVPRRLPQGGSRDEVQQEAIACYRLFIRGLLDLADNLVNGELVPPDGVVRHDDDDPYLVVAADKGTATFSDIANEIAASYDFWLGDAFASGGSAGYDHKKMGITARGAWVSVQRHFREIGINVQKDPVTVVGIGDMAGDVFGNGLLQSRSLKLVAAFNHQHIFIDPDPDPETSYAERERLFALPRSSWADYDSTLISRGGGIFERSLKQIKLSAEMQKLLATKATALTPADLISLLLKAPVDLIWNGGIGTYVKGAQEQHADVGDKANDNLRINGSELRCKVIGEGGNLGMTQLGRIEFCLKGGRANTDFIDNAGGVDCSDHEVNIKILLNEVVAEQNMTGKQRNKLLVEMTDEVAELVLANNYKQTQAISLAQRQALQTMSEYRRFISNMESSGKLDRGLEYIADDEQLSERSALGKGLTRPELSVLVSYAKADLKETLGSSGIADDEYLTAELHSAFPRVLGKKFARALDNHRLRSQIIATQLANNLVNHMGITFLRRLEQSTGAPVGEIAKAYVVGRDVFGLMDSFAAIESLDYQIPAEVQLELMDDLMRLGRRATRWFIRNRRTELSPAREVAHFAPRIRELASDFERRLQGPVLSQWQDKVKRYTSAGVPEELASKVAATGQFYTMLGIIEAADAVAQPPERVAEVFFAIASELQLPWFAQQVNNLQVDNHWQALARESYRDDLDWQTRAMAVSALQSGQSEQSVEELVADWISRQAFMVQRWQAMLTDLKSAGSGDYPMVAVAMRELLDLAQSARLSVEASECSS; this is encoded by the coding sequence ATGGCGCATATTATGGCCAGCAGCAAAGATGAATTCCTGCAACAGCTCAGTGACCGCCTACTGCCGCTGGTCAGCAGCGACCATCGGGCCACGCTGGAATGCTTTGCACGTCGGCTATTTGCCATTGTGCCCCTGGTTGAATTACAACAGCGTCAGGACACTGACCTGCTGGGTTGTACCCTTGCATTCTGGCGGTTCTATCAACATTTCAGCGGGTCGCAGGAGCAACTGCGGGTATTCAACCCGGACACCCAGGAACATGGTTGGCAGTCGACGCACAGCATCATCCAGATTATCCATCCTGACAGCCCCTTTCTGGTTGATTCCGTGCGCATGGCGCTGAAGCATCATGGCCTGGCAATTCACAGCCTGCAAAATGCAGTGCTGCGCAGTCAGCGCGACGCCGGAGGCAATCTGCAACAGCTGTTTGCCAGTAATGACAGCCAGGGTTCTGCTGAATCGATCATGCATATCGAGGTTGACCGCTGTTCGCGAGCCGGTGAGTTGCAGGCAGTCAATGATCTGTTGCAGTCCGTGCTGGCCGAAGTGCGTGCGGCAGTAGGGGACTTCGCTGCCATGCGGGAACAGGTGGAGGCACGGATAAAGGCGTTGCAGCAACGCAGGAAAAGCTTCTTCCCGGTAGCCGAGCGCGAGGAAGTCGTCGCTTTTCTGCAATGGCTGCTGGATGACCATTTCACTTTTCTCGGTTACGAATGCTTTGCCATCAATCAGGGGCTTCCCGACGGAAATCTGGGGCTGGATAATGGCCAGAGTCTGGGTGTTTTGTGTCAGGGGGCAATTGATGATCGCGTCGATGACATGCCCGATACCGTTATCGAGTACTTGCGCAGCCCGCTGCTGTTGTCTTTTGCCAAGGCTTCGCAGATGAGTCGGATTCATCGCCCCGCATACCCTGACTACGTCTCCATCCGCGAAGTGGATGCCAAGGGAACCGTGATTTGCGAGCACCGTTTCATGGGGCTGTATACGTCCAAGGTGTACAGCACCAATGTGGCCAGCATTCCCTGGTTGCGGCAGAAGGTGGAATGGGTCAAACAGGAAGCTGGTTTTGATCCCGGCGGACATCTGGGCAAGGAGCTGAATCAGGTATTGCAGGTACTGCCCCGTGACGACCTGTTTCAGATGAGTGCCCGCGAGTTGTGTGATACCGCAGTGAGCATCGTACAGATGCAGGAGCGGAGCCAGATCCGACTGTTTTTACGGCGCGGCAACTATGGACGCTTCTACTATTGCTTGGCCTACGTGCCGCGCGAACTTTACTCCACGGCGATTCGACAGAAGATCCAGCAGGTGCTGATGCGGCGCCTCCAAGCCAGTGAATGTGAATTCTGGACCTATTTCTCGGAATCCGTGCTGACGCGGACTCAATTTATTCTGCGGGTAGACCCGCAACAGGCGGTGGATGTGGATCACGACAAGATTGAGCAGGAAGCTGTTCAGGCCTGCAGCAGTTGGCAGGACGATTTCAGGATGCGTCTGCACGACCGGCTTGGAGAAGCTCCGGCCATGCAGGTGCTGCAAGATTTTCCCGATGGCCCGCCGCCCGGTTACAGCGACCGTTTTACGCCGGCGAGTGGGGTGGTGGATGTCGAACACCTGCAGGCACTGACCACCGAGCAGCCACTGGGAATGAGCTTTTATCAACCCTTGGCACAGAAGAGCGGGGTGCTGCACTGCAAGCTTTATCACCTGGGCGAGTCATTACCCCTGTCGGATGTATTGCCGATCCTGGAGAACCTCGGGTTGCGCGTGCTGGGTGAATACCCTTTCCAGTTCCGTCATCAGAATGGCGCCGAGTACTGGATTCACGATTTCGAGTTCACCTGCAGCGAAGCCCTGGATATTCAGGAGGTCAACCAGTTGTTCCGTGAGGCCTTCCTCGCTATCTGGAATCAGCAGGCCGAGAATGACGGCTTCAATCGTCTGGTGTTGCATGCGCACATGCCCTGGCGGGAAGTGAGCCTGTTACGAGCCTATGCGCGGTATCTGAAACAGATCCGGCTCGGGTTCGAGCTGCCCTATATCGCCAATACCCTGAGCAATCATGCGACCATCGCGCATGAACTGGTGCGGTTGTTCAAGACCCGTTTCTACCTGGCGCGCAAGCTGGGCAATGACGATCTGGCGGATAAGCAGAACCGTCTGGAACAGGCGATCATCAGCGCCCTGGATGATGTCGCCGTACTCAACGAAGATCGTATCCTGCGGCGTTATCTGGACCTGATAAAAGCCACCCTGCGGACCAACTTCTACCAGGTGGATGCCAATGGCGATAGTCATGATTACCTGAGCTTCAAACTGGACCCGCAACAGATTCCGGATTTGCCGCTGCCGCGGCCGATGTATGAAATCTTTGTTTATTCGCCGCGTTTTGAAGGTGTCCATCTGCGTGGCGGCAAAGTGGCGCGCGGTGGCTTGCGCTGGTCTGACCGCGAAGAGGATTACCGTACCGAGGTGCTTGGTCTGGTCAAGGCACAACAGGTGAAGAACGCCGTTATTGTGCCGGTAGGTGCCAAGGGTGGTTTTGTACCCCGGCGCTTGCCGCAGGGCGGCAGCCGGGATGAGGTACAACAGGAAGCTATTGCCTGCTATCGCCTGTTCATTCGCGGCTTGCTGGATCTGGCGGACAATCTGGTCAATGGCGAGTTGGTACCACCGGACGGTGTGGTTCGGCACGATGATGATGACCCCTATCTGGTGGTGGCCGCAGACAAGGGCACCGCGACCTTCTCGGATATTGCCAACGAGATAGCGGCCAGTTACGACTTCTGGCTGGGTGATGCCTTCGCCTCGGGCGGCTCGGCCGGTTACGACCACAAGAAAATGGGCATCACAGCCCGTGGCGCCTGGGTGTCGGTACAGCGGCACTTCCGCGAGATCGGTATCAATGTGCAGAAAGACCCGGTCACTGTGGTCGGCATCGGCGATATGGCCGGTGATGTGTTCGGCAATGGTTTGCTGCAGTCGCGCAGCCTGAAACTGGTTGCCGCATTCAACCACCAGCATATCTTTATTGACCCTGATCCCGATCCGGAGACCAGCTATGCAGAGCGCGAACGCCTGTTTGCGCTGCCGCGTTCCAGTTGGGCGGATTACGACAGCACGCTTATTTCCCGTGGTGGCGGAATATTCGAACGCAGCCTGAAACAGATCAAGCTGAGCGCAGAAATGCAGAAGCTGCTGGCCACCAAAGCCACTGCGTTGACACCGGCAGATTTGATCAGCCTGTTACTTAAAGCACCCGTTGATCTGATCTGGAATGGTGGTATCGGCACTTATGTCAAAGGCGCGCAGGAGCAACATGCCGATGTCGGTGATAAAGCCAATGACAACCTGCGCATCAATGGCAGCGAGTTGCGCTGCAAGGTGATTGGGGAGGGCGGCAACCTGGGCATGACCCAGTTGGGACGTATCGAGTTCTGCCTCAAGGGCGGCCGAGCGAATACCGACTTTATCGACAATGCCGGTGGGGTTGATTGCTCGGACCATGAGGTCAACATCAAGATCCTGCTCAACGAAGTGGTCGCCGAGCAGAACATGACGGGCAAGCAACGCAACAAATTACTGGTCGAGATGACCGATGAGGTTGCCGAGCTGGTGCTGGCCAACAATTACAAGCAGACGCAGGCGATCAGTCTCGCCCAGCGACAGGCGCTGCAGACCATGAGCGAGTATCGTCGCTTTATCAGTAACATGGAAAGCAGTGGCAAGCTGGATCGAGGGTTGGAATATATCGCCGATGATGAGCAGCTGTCCGAGCGCTCGGCGCTGGGCAAGGGGCTGACCCGCCCAGAGCTGTCGGTACTGGTGTCCTATGCCAAGGCGGATCTGAAGGAAACTCTGGGTAGTTCGGGCATTGCCGATGACGAGTACCTGACCGCAGAGTTGCATAGTGCATTCCCTCGGGTGCTGGGAAAGAAATTCGCCAGGGCGCTGGATAATCATCGCTTACGCAGTCAGATCATTGCTACCCAATTGGCCAATAATCTGGTCAATCATATGGGCATTACCTTTCTGCGCCGTTTGGAGCAGTCTACTGGCGCCCCGGTTGGCGAAATTGCCAAGGCCTACGTGGTCGGTCGGGATGTGTTCGGCCTGATGGACAGTTTTGCGGCCATCGAGTCACTGGATTACCAGATACCCGCCGAGGTGCAGCTGGAATTGATGGATGATCTGATGCGCCTCGGCCGGCGGGCAACCCGCTGGTTTATCCGCAACCGGCGGACCGAACTGTCGCCTGCCCGGGAAGTCGCACATTTTGCCCCGCGCATCCGTGAATTGGCCAGCGACTTCGAGCGACGCCTTCAGGGCCCGGTACTCAGCCAGTGGCAGGACAAGGTCAAGCGCTATACCTCAGCCGGCGTGCCTGAGGAACTGGCGAGCAAAGTAGCCGCTACGGGCCAGTTCTATACCATGCTGGGGATTATCGAGGCAGCCGATGCCGTTGCCCAGCCGCCGGAACGGGTGGCTGAGGTATTCTTTGCCATTGCCAGTGAACTGCAGTTGCCCTGGTTTGCCCAGCAGGTCAACAATCTCCAGGTGGATAATCACTGGCAGGCGCTGGCGCGGGAAAGTTATCGGGATGATCTCGACTGGCAAACCCGTGCCATGGCGGTGTCTGCACTGCAAAGTGGCCAGTCGGAGCAGTCAGTCGAGGAGTTGGTGGCTGACTGGATAAGCCGTCAGGCCTTCATGGTACAGCGCTGGCAAGCTATGCTTACCGATCTGAAGAGTGCTGGCAGTGGCGACTACCCGATGGTTGCGGTAGCCATGCGCGAGTTACTCGATTTGGCGCAAAGTGCGCGATTGTCTGTCGAGGCCAGTGAGTGCAGCAGCTGA
- a CDS encoding DUF58 domain-containing protein, whose protein sequence is MQESSAPGVLVSLTDLLEARLHCRELRLFGSPQRSGRQHGKQRARLRGRGVDFDRVRIYQPGDDMRSIDWRVTARTGAVHTKVFNEERERPVFVLCEQSSRLFFGSQLQFKSVLAAECAALIGWSALANNDRIGGLIVNDLQCRESRPRRNRHALINLLRHLHQANHQLSGVREQTLPDQRPEPVNLALRHAREILRPGSIVFILCDHSAIHRLDQGQLAMLAAHNEIVLLPISDPLDAELPAGIWDFTDGVQQLQIDSRDARVRYRYQADYATQQQQWQKLASRIHAHLLPLITGTPALAQLSLWLNGQLPRHAP, encoded by the coding sequence ATGCAGGAATCTTCGGCGCCGGGAGTACTGGTCAGCCTGACCGACTTGCTCGAAGCTCGCCTGCATTGTCGCGAGCTGAGATTATTTGGCAGCCCGCAGCGCAGCGGCCGACAGCATGGCAAGCAACGTGCCCGCTTGCGTGGTCGCGGGGTTGATTTCGACCGGGTGCGCATCTACCAGCCTGGCGATGATATGCGCAGCATTGATTGGCGGGTGACGGCGCGAACCGGTGCGGTACATACCAAGGTATTCAACGAGGAGCGCGAGCGCCCGGTTTTCGTTCTCTGCGAACAGAGCAGCCGGCTTTTCTTTGGCAGTCAACTGCAATTCAAGTCGGTGCTGGCCGCCGAATGTGCTGCACTTATTGGCTGGTCTGCTTTGGCCAATAACGATCGCATTGGCGGCCTGATAGTCAATGACCTTCAATGCCGCGAAAGCCGCCCGCGTCGCAACCGTCATGCCTTGATCAATCTGTTGCGACACCTGCATCAGGCCAACCATCAATTGTCCGGTGTCCGCGAACAGACGCTGCCTGACCAGCGTCCAGAGCCAGTCAACCTGGCTCTGCGTCACGCACGAGAGATCCTGCGCCCGGGCAGCATTGTCTTCATCCTGTGCGACCACAGCGCCATCCACCGCCTGGATCAAGGCCAGCTGGCCATGCTTGCGGCACACAATGAAATTGTCCTGTTGCCAATAAGTGATCCGTTGGATGCCGAGCTGCCCGCCGGCATCTGGGACTTTACCGATGGAGTCCAGCAACTGCAGATCGACAGTCGTGACGCCCGGGTGCGCTACCGCTATCAGGCCGACTATGCCACCCAGCAGCAACAATGGCAGAAACTCGCAAGCCGTATACACGCCCACCTGCTGCCACTGATTACCGGCACGCCCGCGTTGGCGCAACTCAGTCTGTGGCTGAACGGGCAGCTGCCGAGGCATGCCCCATGA